In the genome of Kwoniella dendrophila CBS 6074 chromosome 5, complete sequence, the window ATATGTATAGTATCGCTAACTCcatttttgttgttttccAATAGTTGACGGTACATCAGGCTTCATAAGGCACCAGCAATATGCAGTCTGTCTCGCACTTATAGTAGATGGTGAAGTAGAATTAGGTGTAATTGGATGCCCTAATTTAGGTCCAGAACCTGCTAAAATTGGAGAAGAGATTATaccaaatggtaaaggtgttttgATGGTCGCTGTTAAAGGTCAAGGAAGTTATTCTGTAAGTTATCAAAGTCATTCAGCTCTGAGAAACTTGGCTGTATAACCTCTAAATGGCGGTACGACCAGGACATCTGATATGATGATCACCTTATCTTATTACTAACTTCACGTCATGATCCCACGTCTCGATAGCGACCATTGAATTCAGAGAATTAtaccaaattatcattaccacctacgCCACCATCTTCTAATCCGTTGACATTCCTTGAATCTGTTGAATCTGGTCATTCAGCACATTCAATTCAAGCTCGTATTGGTGAATTGTTAGAAGTTAAAAGACCAAGTTTAAGAATGGATAGTCAAGCTAAATATGCTTGTTTAGgtagaggtgaaggtggtgtatAGTGAGTTGCATACAAAATAAACATATCACGAAAACcatatatatgttgatggATTGTCGCTCACTTCATCcataaatgatattttattCTTAGCCTTCGAATACCAACAAAATAtgcaggtggtaaagaatataatgaaaagaTTTGGGATCATGCATCAGGAAATCTATTGATCCACGAATCAGGTGGTATATGTACAGATATGAATGGTAAACCATTGAACTTTGGTGTAGGTAGaaatttgaatcaaaatGAAGGTATTGTAGctgcaggtaaagatataCATGCAAAAGCTGTCGAAGCTGTTAAAAAAGCTATTGGAGAACttggtcaacaacaaaataaagCTTGATTGTAGAAATAAGGAAGTACTGAAGGAATTGGTTGGTTGGTTTAGGTCAATTCTAAAAGCATATAGAAGAAGCAtattatatacagtatatttaTATGCCATGCGAAGTTGTTTAATGCATTTGAATAAATTATAATTACATGTAAAGCTATACAACAGGTAGTATATTTGAGACGATCTACGACATTGTTTGACTTCGTCACTTAATTGTAAAACCCAGTCTTCATTTACGATCGTACTTTAAAACTTCCCATTTTAACCATTTCAACCCTCATATATGAGTTAAAAGACCTTGATCATTTATACCGAATCTAAATTTCCCACCAGATCTAGAACTTACTGGACCTTGACTAGTTTCAATCATTCTTACTATACATTCAaatattttcaattcttcatttccGCCAACTTGGTTAGTATATAATTGCtgttgttttttctttttcttctcaaTTGAGATTTGAGTTAATAAATCAACTAGAGTTAATTCTGATGGATATTGTAATGGTTTTAATGAACCTTGAAATGTAATTTGTATATTTAATGGCCAATAAGTtggatcaatcaaagatttaTTTGTGATTGATTCATTCATTCCTCTATTGTTTTCTATATTTGACCAAGGTGAtggatatggtggtggtaaatgtgtatgaaagaatgatgatgattctttTGATGCCTATGACAAAGTCAATAAAGATATGAAGCGTCAACAATATATCTAAACCAAATACCATCTAACTCTCACTCACCCTCAATCCTTGTTTACTCATCACTACTACAGTACCCAATTCTTTCCTTATACGACCTATACATTCCATAACTTGTTttaaaccaatttcatctgaacctAATATTCtattagaagatttatcaTAATGAAACATATTATTGATACCTTTTTGTTCATGTGACCATCTTGAAGTATAATGTGAATCACCAATACCATCAATACAAAgtaaatctaaaccttcttcgGTTGTTGTGCTCGTTTTTGATgcagatttatcttcttcgtGTTCTTCTGTAGGTTCGGATTTAGATTTGGATGAGGATCTAGGggaattgattgatttcgataagatcaatttcaaagttaaagctaaatctttataCCTTGGCTTTATCTtgtatattttcaattttgataagGAATCTCTTATTACTTTTTCAACcaattcatttgataatttaggtgaaatatgtaatatatgatttttaattaacttcttcaatttcgttattaaatcatttacatTTTTATGTGTTATAGGTTGAATCAAAGTGACTGATTGTTCTTTACCTCCAATTGGTGTATTGAGGAAATCAGGCAAGGTTTTGGGTAATATCGTTGTGAATATTAGGTATATAATAAAAGTCGTTTTACCTATAAAGTTCGAATTCAGATTATTGGTATTATGGGTGAGAGTACTACATGGTAGGCTTTGGTAAATGACTATTATTCAACTGACCACTACCACTTGCTCCtaccaattcaatcaaatcacctcTCATCAAAGATGATCCACCACGATGAGATCTACCTTCAAGTATCAATTCATCcagaaaaggtataaaagttGGACCGAGGGGGAAGTCTGGGGAGATATGAAGAACAAATCGTCGTCAAATTACATGATGTGCAACGACCGTGTATAAGGGAAGCTCATTGGAAAGAATCGGGAAAAGGAAAACTTACTGTGATAGCGAACAGATAATGCGAGCTATTTGAAAGAAATAATAGGATTTCATTAATTATAACTTCCTTAAGTAAGCTAGAATTTAAAATGTCCCATGAAAATATTGAATGGTTTTGCAAGACAGGAGGAGGTTGATTTCGACTTTCGACTTACTTCGGCAGCTGTACCAACCTCGATTTCACTTAAAAGCTTTTCCGTAGTCATCGTGTTGATCGTATCTGAATGAGTTCTTCTTAACTGATTTACAATGATGTTTATGGCCTAATATTCAACAAAGACAgacatcttgatctttcaatgTAGAGCGACTGAACGCGCTTGCTGATCAAAAATGATACAAGAAAAGtgattcttcagcttcgaaaaggaagaagaggaaaaggaagtGACAGGTAGGTAAGGTGGACATGCTAAGTGGAGGTGACGTCAAACAAATAACGTGAGTGAATGTATGCGGTAAATAACATGTTTTGCATACTATACAACATATACAACGATTTCTATTGAAAAGATACTGACCTTGTTGTAATGCATAACACACAGCGCGGTAGATcaacgtatatatataactatATAGCCACCTGTATATAATTCCTTCGCAGCAATACGAATTATACCAATCCAATACCTTTAACGacttcatctgcttttctacctttacctcttgcTCTAATTAAACCTATCattctagcttcttcaacaaatctAATGAATATAGAATGTAATCTagcttcat includes:
- a CDS encoding 3'(2'),5'-bisphosphate nucleotidase; the protein is MSTTPLPYTRLEAETEVAILSVLRACYLTKNVQDTLVNQDTLIKKDKSPVTVADLSAQSLISLHLQAHFPKDPIIGEEDTSELRVNDGLREKVVKLVSEGFDREEGWGKGKTFSEEEVLKAIDAGSAEGGNKGRFWTIVIDGTSGFIRHQQYAVCLALIVDGEVELGVIGCPNLGPEPAKIGEEIIPNGKGVLMVAVKGQGSYSRPLNSENYTKLSLPPTPPSSNPLTFLESVESGHSAHSIQARIGELLEVKRPSLRMDSQAKYACLGRGEGGVYLRIPTKYAGGKEYNEKIWDHASGNLLIHESGGICTDMNGKPLNFGVGRNLNQNEGIVAAGKDIHAKAVEAVKKAIGELGQQQNKA